A stretch of the Vulcanisaeta souniana JCM 11219 genome encodes the following:
- a CDS encoding M20 family metallopeptidase has product MSNAELKNEIPSLVSRLIQLPSVNPPGYTINVASFIRDWLSERGFTSETKEYAKDKPNVIARVGRGRPVLILNGHMDVVPPGDESRWVYPPFSGKIVEGRVYGRGATDMKGGLAVIMMVFAELAPLIERQGSGTLIFSATADEETGGHPGVEALVREDALIGDAAVVAEPSGSSRYYIGEKGLCQVKIVTRGRPAHGSLPVLGENAIMKLTRAITRAEELINEFNKGIKLPSELVNAIRNSAEVYLEAARASGLNLTLSDFEGVVGTVSFNPGVIRGGSKINMVPDYAELELDMRIPPGVSPNQVINHLRSGLCGAADVEVLDTSEPNYTSPSDTIVRLIHEGIEKTLGSTPKPIIVTGATDGRYLRARGIPTVVYGPGELALAHAYNEYVTVDDLVKTHDVMLYTIKRFFGIPA; this is encoded by the coding sequence ATGAGCAATGCAGAACTAAAGAACGAAATCCCGAGTTTAGTGTCCAGGCTAATTCAGTTACCCAGTGTCAATCCTCCTGGTTACACAATTAATGTAGCCAGTTTCATAAGGGATTGGTTAAGCGAGCGTGGGTTTACGAGTGAAACCAAGGAGTATGCTAAGGACAAGCCCAACGTGATTGCCAGGGTTGGTAGGGGTAGGCCCGTGCTCATACTTAACGGTCACATGGATGTCGTTCCTCCCGGCGATGAGTCCAGGTGGGTTTACCCACCGTTCTCGGGGAAGATCGTTGAGGGTAGGGTCTATGGTAGGGGTGCCACGGACATGAAGGGCGGCTTGGCAGTGATAATGATGGTATTCGCAGAATTAGCCCCATTGATAGAGAGGCAGGGCTCAGGTACATTAATATTCTCGGCAACGGCGGATGAGGAAACTGGTGGTCACCCAGGTGTTGAGGCATTGGTTAGGGAAGATGCGCTTATCGGTGATGCCGCGGTGGTTGCCGAGCCCTCCGGCAGCTCCAGGTATTACATTGGTGAGAAGGGTCTTTGTCAGGTCAAAATTGTTACTAGGGGTAGGCCTGCCCACGGTAGTTTACCCGTGCTTGGTGAGAACGCAATCATGAAGTTAACCAGGGCAATTACCAGGGCTGAGGAGTTAATTAATGAGTTTAACAAGGGCATTAAATTGCCCAGTGAGTTAGTGAACGCTATTAGGAATTCAGCCGAGGTTTACCTTGAGGCTGCGAGGGCTTCAGGACTTAACCTAACGCTTAGTGACTTTGAGGGAGTTGTTGGCACAGTGTCCTTCAACCCGGGCGTTATTAGGGGTGGCTCGAAGATAAACATGGTACCTGACTACGCAGAGCTAGAACTTGACATGAGGATCCCGCCTGGTGTTTCGCCGAACCAGGTAATTAACCACCTAAGGAGCGGGTTATGCGGTGCAGCCGATGTTGAAGTTCTGGACACCAGTGAGCCTAATTACACGAGCCCCAGCGATACCATTGTCAGGCTTATTCATGAGGGTATTGAGAAGACGCTTGGTTCGACGCCTAAGCCGATAATAGTGACGGGGGCCACTGACGGTAGGTACCTGAGGGCTAGGGGCATTCCGACGGTTGTTTATGGACCTGGTGAGCTTGCCTTGGCCCATGCCTATAATGAGTATGTTACAGTGGATGACTTGGTCAAGACGCATGATGTCATGCTTTACACAATAAAGAGATTCTTTGGAATACCGGCATAG
- a CDS encoding pyridoxal-phosphate-dependent aminotransferase family protein, protein MNLDLAPDPLLVVPGPSQIPPRVMKALMRVVDHRSPHFHRLYRDVVEGLKYVFRTNGDVYPITASGTGAVETMVLNFVKPKDTVVVPIFGSFSRRLVNHLRRVGAEVIEVNYGWTEAPTYDDLRAKVESMGIKHIDVFATVYNDTSPGLVFRDLPKVAKWIRSYGALVLVDNVSALGGDYFEVDSWGVDVAVSSSQKCLAAPPVMSFIAVASGEAYRKADSVNHPSIYFDIKLMKKFGEKMETPFTPAVNYLFAIREALSMVREVSIENWIKWHVERGRAIVNALGKMGLEPFIKNDYHRSTTVLSFKYPQGISPDEFRKMIYKLGVSLSDAMDDVKGKAFRIGNMGYLTRRDVLTLISSIMATLTVVNGTSGINSVDVFKEVLNYWEPQQFSMDEG, encoded by the coding sequence GTGAACCTAGACCTAGCCCCGGATCCTCTGCTTGTGGTTCCAGGACCGTCCCAGATACCACCTAGGGTTATGAAGGCGTTAATGAGGGTTGTGGATCATAGATCTCCACACTTCCATAGGCTATATAGGGATGTAGTTGAGGGGCTTAAGTATGTATTTCGCACCAATGGTGATGTTTATCCAATAACAGCCAGCGGGACTGGCGCAGTCGAGACCATGGTTCTTAACTTCGTTAAGCCTAAGGATACTGTGGTCGTACCCATCTTCGGTAGCTTCAGTAGGAGGCTCGTTAATCACCTAAGGAGGGTTGGTGCTGAGGTTATTGAGGTTAATTACGGTTGGACGGAGGCGCCCACGTACGATGACCTAAGGGCTAAGGTGGAATCCATGGGAATTAAGCACATTGATGTGTTTGCCACGGTTTATAACGACACAAGCCCGGGTCTCGTGTTTAGGGACCTACCGAAGGTCGCCAAGTGGATTAGGTCTTACGGTGCCCTAGTACTTGTGGACAACGTGTCAGCACTAGGCGGTGATTACTTTGAGGTTGATTCCTGGGGCGTCGACGTAGCCGTATCAAGCAGCCAGAAATGCCTTGCTGCACCCCCTGTCATGTCTTTCATAGCCGTGGCCTCAGGCGAGGCTTACCGTAAGGCTGATTCTGTGAACCATCCAAGCATCTACTTTGACATAAAGCTGATGAAGAAGTTTGGTGAGAAGATGGAGACCCCGTTCACACCAGCTGTTAATTACCTGTTCGCCATTAGGGAGGCATTGAGTATGGTTAGGGAGGTCAGCATAGAGAATTGGATTAAGTGGCATGTTGAGAGGGGTAGGGCTATCGTGAACGCCCTTGGCAAGATGGGCTTGGAGCCCTTCATAAAGAATGACTATCATAGATCAACCACAGTACTCTCGTTTAAGTACCCACAGGGCATTAGCCCTGATGAATTCAGGAAAATGATTTACAAACTTGGTGTGTCCCTGTCGGATGCGATGGATGATGTGAAGGGCAAGGCCTTTAGGATTGGTAACATGGGATACCTAACAAGGAGAGATGTGCTTACGTTAATATCCTCAATAATGGCAACACTAACAGTCGTGAATGGCACCAGTGGTATTAATAGTGTGGATGTTTTTAAGGAGGTTTTGAATTATTGGGAACCCCAGCAGTTCTCAATGGATGAGGGCTAA
- a CDS encoding succinate dehydrogenase translates to MAQQKQVKRVPPKWSLWFKGLDEWLLIFQKVSGAILILYLLGHTLVISTALGFGHPSQLTWETIIGTIEGPAIYGQVHVGTVIEYLIALLAAVHGANGFRLILTQYFGVGLPRPERHTFPRAVPSVKKTGQSWLKYIAIIVVIIFLILATLVAFVW, encoded by the coding sequence ATGGCACAGCAGAAACAGGTAAAGAGGGTCCCACCAAAATGGTCTCTCTGGTTCAAGGGACTTGATGAGTGGTTACTGATATTCCAGAAGGTCAGTGGCGCTATACTAATTCTATACCTACTTGGGCATACCCTTGTGATATCCACGGCGCTTGGTTTCGGGCATCCATCACAATTAACATGGGAAACGATCATTGGCACCATAGAGGGGCCGGCGATTTACGGCCAGGTTCATGTAGGCACAGTAATTGAGTACTTAATAGCGCTGTTGGCTGCTGTTCACGGCGCCAATGGGTTTAGGCTAATACTGACGCAGTACTTCGGTGTTGGTCTTCCAAGGCCCGAGAGACATACATTCCCAAGGGCAGTGCCATCAGTTAAGAAGACTGGGCAGTCATGGCTTAAGTACATAGCAATTATTGTAGTTATAATATTCCTCATATTAGCAACACTAGTGGCCTTTGTATGGTGA
- a CDS encoding MFS transporter, producing the protein MVGQVTTEGINARAMIGGMLGWMVDVFDLTLVLFIASVLGTYFFPPTNLTARLLFVFASYSLTLLARPLGGIIFGHVADRVGRRLTMMITLLGLGVSSALTGALPTYQQIGLMATALFVLLRLLVGIFVGGEVSGSHLVAIESSSPRYRGLVSGVIESGYYWGYALAAFTFASLRDYFGTKTFVAYGWRYAFLVGLAVAVIGILLRLAVDEPSIYRELRNAGKVSRAPVIEFFRRGYRDALIALLLLAGIFWVAYATLGFLPTYLETFLRMPLSTVFWGLTYASLIGGIITIVGGVLSDVTKRKYAFLYYSLLGIILAYPLAAVLRISFALLVVSAGILSSVIGTGGVMLAYLAELFPTRYRGSAIGFIWNMASIGATAALLTAPFWLRLGLIIGYSVMLIVGFIIAIIGVAITRDNTGIELRKLDESA; encoded by the coding sequence GTGGTTGGGCAGGTAACTACTGAGGGAATAAATGCCAGGGCCATGATTGGTGGCATGCTTGGTTGGATGGTTGACGTCTTCGACTTAACCCTAGTCCTATTCATAGCCTCAGTCCTCGGCACATACTTCTTCCCACCAACAAACTTAACTGCCAGGCTCCTCTTCGTCTTCGCCTCATATTCACTGACACTACTTGCTAGACCCCTCGGTGGCATCATATTTGGGCATGTAGCCGATAGAGTTGGCAGGAGGCTCACAATGATGATAACACTACTTGGCCTTGGCGTATCCTCGGCCCTCACGGGGGCGCTACCTACTTATCAACAGATCGGCTTAATGGCCACCGCACTCTTCGTGTTACTGAGGCTCTTGGTGGGCATATTCGTAGGTGGTGAAGTCAGTGGCTCGCACTTGGTGGCCATTGAAAGCTCATCACCAAGGTATAGGGGCCTAGTCTCTGGAGTAATTGAAAGTGGGTACTACTGGGGCTACGCCCTCGCCGCATTCACCTTTGCTTCCCTCAGGGATTACTTCGGCACAAAGACTTTCGTGGCCTATGGATGGAGATATGCATTCCTGGTTGGTCTTGCCGTAGCCGTGATTGGTATTTTGCTCAGGTTAGCCGTTGATGAACCAAGCATATACAGGGAGTTAAGGAACGCTGGTAAGGTCTCCAGGGCGCCAGTGATCGAGTTCTTCAGGAGAGGCTATCGCGACGCGTTAATAGCCCTACTCCTACTTGCCGGCATCTTCTGGGTCGCCTATGCAACACTTGGCTTCCTACCAACTTATCTAGAGACCTTTCTCAGGATGCCCCTATCCACTGTGTTCTGGGGACTTACCTATGCATCACTTATTGGCGGTATCATAACGATAGTGGGCGGCGTACTTAGTGATGTGACAAAGAGGAAATATGCATTCCTATACTATTCACTGCTAGGTATTATACTTGCCTACCCACTCGCTGCCGTCCTAAGGATCTCCTTTGCACTACTCGTGGTTTCTGCAGGCATACTATCCAGCGTCATTGGTACTGGCGGCGTGATGCTGGCATACCTAGCCGAGTTATTCCCAACGCGTTATAGGGGCTCAGCGATTGGGTTCATCTGGAACATGGCCTCCATAGGGGCCACGGCAGCCTTACTCACAGCACCCTTCTGGCTTAGACTCGGCCTCATAATCGGTTACTCAGTGATGCTCATAGTAGGCTTCATAATCGCAATAATAGGCGTTGCAATAACCCGTGACAATACCGGGATTGAGTTAAGAAAACTTGATGAATCCGCATAA
- the ppcA gene encoding phosphoenolpyruvate carboxylase, which translates to MDPLPRTMCTQHPDNAQIPNWSRDGVIQGDDEIHEAYLAYSLYGCHEVMWDFEGKDVDIYVVRKLLTRYPEYFRNRVIGRDVYLTLRLPNPWAETAEKKVFSQALELIPTAYDVAREFYGDDGIKGVFQVILPLTSRAEELVFTYRYYERVVAGKAFLELVPGMKVMDVLGSVKPNTIDVIPLIEDLNSMLGIGKIIINYWRFIRPSSIRVFIARSDPAMNYGLIPAVLAAKIALNKALTLGRELGIEVYSIIGVGSTPFRGHLTPLNVDNVIKEYPCIITFTIQSAYRYDYPEDVAIRGITDLNNRRPNEECRINDQEALIRVIKKFMAKYQGEIEGLANIINRISRYIPPRRARKLHIGLFGYNRGFKGVILPRAITFVASLYSLGIPPEILGFSAMEELSDREYNALRDTYVNLVHDLSIAAGYVCHECLDALMKLDGEFGIESSTINAIKKDIETLEEIGIKTGPNNYETKKHELLAQLLINSIIEGKENDAAKYAMEMAQIRHAIG; encoded by the coding sequence ATGGATCCATTGCCAAGAACCATGTGCACTCAACACCCAGACAATGCCCAAATACCCAATTGGTCCAGGGACGGCGTTATCCAAGGCGATGATGAAATCCATGAGGCATACCTAGCCTACAGTCTATATGGTTGCCACGAGGTCATGTGGGACTTCGAGGGTAAGGATGTGGATATATACGTGGTCAGAAAACTACTAACCAGGTACCCGGAGTACTTTAGGAATCGTGTCATTGGTAGGGACGTATACCTGACCCTCAGATTGCCAAATCCCTGGGCTGAGACGGCGGAAAAGAAGGTTTTTTCTCAGGCCCTTGAGTTAATACCAACGGCTTACGACGTGGCCAGGGAATTCTACGGAGATGATGGCATCAAGGGTGTGTTCCAAGTGATCCTACCATTAACCTCCAGGGCAGAGGAGTTGGTATTCACGTATAGGTATTACGAGAGGGTTGTGGCTGGTAAGGCGTTCCTGGAGTTGGTACCCGGTATGAAGGTCATGGACGTCCTGGGCAGCGTCAAGCCGAATACAATAGACGTAATACCGCTAATTGAGGACCTAAACTCCATGCTGGGTATTGGCAAGATAATAATAAACTATTGGAGATTCATTAGACCAAGCAGCATAAGGGTCTTCATAGCCAGGTCAGATCCAGCAATGAACTACGGCTTAATACCCGCGGTTCTCGCGGCGAAGATCGCCCTTAACAAGGCACTGACTTTAGGCAGAGAGTTGGGAATTGAGGTATACTCAATAATCGGCGTTGGGTCCACGCCGTTCAGGGGGCACCTAACGCCACTCAACGTGGATAACGTAATTAAGGAATACCCATGTATCATCACATTCACAATACAATCAGCCTACAGATACGACTATCCAGAGGACGTAGCAATAAGGGGAATCACTGATCTGAATAATAGAAGACCTAATGAGGAGTGCAGGATCAATGATCAGGAAGCCCTAATACGCGTGATCAAGAAGTTCATGGCTAAATACCAGGGGGAAATCGAGGGGCTTGCCAACATAATAAACAGGATTTCCAGGTATATACCACCAAGAAGAGCCAGGAAACTCCACATAGGCCTATTTGGCTACAACAGAGGATTCAAGGGAGTCATATTACCAAGGGCAATAACCTTCGTGGCATCACTATACTCCCTAGGAATACCGCCGGAGATTCTCGGTTTCTCTGCCATGGAAGAACTGAGCGATAGGGAGTACAACGCATTAAGAGATACCTATGTAAACCTAGTACATGACTTAAGCATTGCGGCTGGTTACGTGTGTCACGAATGCCTGGACGCTCTCATGAAGTTGGATGGTGAATTCGGAATAGAAAGTAGCACAATCAACGCAATAAAGAAAGACATAGAAACCCTAGAGGAAATAGGAATAAAAACAGGACCTAACAACTACGAAACTAAAAAACACGAACTACTGGCGCAACTGCTCATAAACTCAATAATAGAGGGCAAGGAAAACGATGCCGCAAAATACGCAATGGAAATGGCACAAATAAGGCATGCAATAGGTTAA
- the alaXM gene encoding alanyl-tRNA editing protein AlaXM translates to MPTKFLYWWDSYRREFDAVVVRINGNRVWLDQTMFHPRSGGVSNDTGKLTWQGEEYVVKEVVKEGEDAVHLLDREPRFKVGDTVHGVIDWERRYRLMRLHTATHIIAALAYRKYNALVTGGEITPEYARDDYNLALSSDALRKAFQDLITEANEVVKRGIPVKVYFLKREEALKIPGIVKLAEREPPPGEEWRIVEIEGIDVQADGGPHVANTREIGEIVFLKSESRGKDKKRVYYTVKP, encoded by the coding sequence ATGCCAACGAAATTCCTCTATTGGTGGGATTCCTATAGGAGGGAATTTGATGCAGTGGTTGTTAGGATCAATGGTAATAGGGTTTGGCTTGATCAAACAATGTTTCATCCAAGGAGTGGCGGTGTGTCCAACGACACTGGCAAGCTGACTTGGCAGGGCGAGGAGTATGTGGTTAAGGAGGTTGTTAAGGAGGGTGAGGATGCCGTACATTTACTTGATAGAGAACCGAGGTTCAAGGTTGGTGATACTGTTCATGGAGTAATTGATTGGGAGAGGAGGTATAGATTAATGAGACTTCACACGGCAACTCACATAATAGCTGCATTGGCCTATAGGAAGTATAATGCGTTGGTCACTGGTGGTGAAATAACGCCTGAGTACGCAAGGGATGACTACAATCTAGCCCTGAGCAGTGATGCCCTTAGGAAGGCATTCCAGGACTTAATCACGGAGGCCAATGAGGTTGTCAAGAGAGGTATTCCTGTGAAGGTATACTTCCTGAAGAGGGAGGAGGCTTTGAAGATACCTGGCATCGTGAAGCTTGCCGAGAGGGAACCACCGCCTGGGGAGGAGTGGAGGATTGTGGAGATTGAGGGTATTGACGTGCAGGCTGATGGCGGACCGCACGTGGCTAACACGAGAGAGATCGGTGAGATAGTGTTCCTTAAGTCCGAGAGTAGGGGTAAGGATAAGAAGAGGGTTTATTATACGGTGAAGCCCTAA
- a CDS encoding prephenate dehydratase, which produces MVIFIKNTGILSRESPGISEVITRVEKDLGELKELLTRYRTSISIIDLMPMIHEPSLTKFISEFLMNNNKVAYLGPEGSYSHEVALQLFSKNADLTPLKSIGDIVKCVYQGDCGFGVIPIENNQAGVVGESMDSLVKWGVYVNHAVEYKVSLCLVVNEGTNINDINEVYSHPHAINEALNFISRLNASINYTQSTSEALRLIKGYRHKAAIASRIGAEIHGLRPLICGIEDNPNYTRFLVISRHMGRIGDRTMAIFSVPNKPGSLFNALKPFADLGINLSMIYSRPNRASPWGYDFLLETECQLTNEACRRAFDELSDMAVYVKLLGSYSIMRIY; this is translated from the coding sequence ATGGTAATATTTATAAAGAATACTGGCATATTATCTCGTGAATCACCAGGAATTTCAGAAGTAATAACAAGGGTTGAGAAAGACCTAGGTGAATTAAAGGAGTTGCTCACTAGGTACAGAACCTCAATAAGCATAATTGACCTAATGCCCATGATTCACGAACCGTCACTAACCAAGTTCATTAGTGAGTTCCTAATGAACAATAACAAGGTGGCATATCTGGGGCCTGAGGGTAGTTACTCTCACGAAGTGGCTCTCCAATTATTCAGCAAGAATGCGGACCTCACGCCTCTCAAGTCCATAGGTGATATTGTTAAGTGTGTTTACCAGGGTGATTGCGGCTTTGGCGTAATACCAATAGAGAACAACCAAGCTGGTGTGGTGGGCGAATCAATGGATTCCCTAGTTAAGTGGGGTGTCTACGTTAACCACGCCGTAGAGTACAAGGTGTCACTATGTCTTGTGGTTAATGAGGGGACAAATATAAATGATATTAACGAGGTTTACTCGCATCCTCATGCGATTAATGAGGCGTTGAACTTTATATCAAGGCTAAACGCATCAATAAACTACACGCAATCAACATCTGAAGCCCTAAGATTAATCAAAGGTTATAGGCATAAGGCCGCTATAGCCTCTAGGATTGGTGCAGAGATACATGGTCTAAGGCCATTGATATGCGGTATTGAAGATAACCCTAACTACACGAGGTTCCTAGTAATATCAAGGCACATGGGTAGGATTGGGGACAGAACAATGGCGATATTCTCAGTACCAAACAAACCAGGTTCACTATTCAACGCCCTCAAGCCCTTTGCGGATCTCGGCATAAATCTATCCATGATTTACTCAAGACCTAACAGGGCAAGTCCCTGGGGCTATGACTTTCTACTGGAAACCGAGTGTCAATTAACCAATGAAGCATGCCGGAGAGCATTCGATGAGTTGAGTGACATGGCGGTTTACGTGAAATTACTCGGTAGTTATTCAATAATGAGGATTTACTAG
- a CDS encoding pyridoxal phosphate-dependent aminotransferase gives MNSVGGGTRGHGGYGWRYGLIDMSSNMNPLGAPRELIELIRRGVDEEHYAHYPTELGDELRMALAEYEGVNYGVTYVFNGATEALQVLIMWLRPGHIIIPIPNYSDYLRLSQLVNARIELVEYWGHDGILDTLLNRLGPNALLILSNPNSPMGYLVKRDYLLMLVEELRRCGGILIVDESFMDFVRNRESLIRDSLSYDNVFVVKSYTKFLAIPGLRVGAIYTKADIEHLVPTWPVNSIAEYAVSKYMKQANGFRESTISYIENEKARLTKVLNELGINYYDSVTHYLVIRHQPWLGEELLKLNFLIRDLSNVPPLTRGFFRVSIRSRDINDLFLNALSRVIQIKH, from the coding sequence ATGAACAGCGTAGGAGGCGGAACAAGAGGGCATGGTGGGTATGGATGGAGGTATGGCTTAATAGACATGAGCTCGAATATGAACCCACTGGGTGCTCCTAGGGAATTAATTGAGCTAATTAGGAGGGGAGTTGATGAGGAGCATTATGCGCATTATCCAACAGAGCTTGGTGATGAATTAAGGATGGCCTTGGCTGAGTACGAGGGAGTTAATTATGGAGTCACTTACGTGTTTAATGGCGCCACGGAGGCTCTGCAGGTACTAATCATGTGGTTAAGGCCTGGGCACATTATAATACCCATACCGAACTACAGTGATTACCTGAGGCTGAGCCAATTAGTTAATGCCAGGATCGAGCTTGTCGAATACTGGGGCCACGATGGGATATTGGATACCTTACTTAATAGATTGGGACCTAACGCCTTGCTTATTTTGTCAAATCCGAACTCGCCGATGGGATATTTAGTTAAGCGCGATTATCTGCTCATGTTAGTTGAAGAGTTAAGGAGATGTGGTGGTATCTTAATCGTTGATGAGTCATTTATGGATTTCGTAAGGAACAGGGAGTCGTTAATTAGAGATTCCCTGAGTTATGACAATGTTTTTGTTGTTAAGTCGTACACGAAGTTCCTGGCAATACCTGGACTTAGGGTTGGTGCCATTTATACCAAGGCCGATATTGAGCATTTAGTGCCTACCTGGCCTGTGAATTCGATTGCTGAATATGCGGTTTCAAAGTATATGAAACAGGCCAACGGGTTTAGGGAATCAACTATTAGTTATATAGAGAACGAGAAGGCAAGACTCACTAAGGTATTGAACGAATTAGGTATTAATTACTATGACTCCGTAACGCATTACCTCGTAATTAGGCATCAGCCCTGGCTAGGTGAAGAACTTCTGAAGCTTAATTTCCTCATTAGGGACTTGTCAAACGTACCGCCATTAACAAGGGGATTTTTCAGAGTCAGTATTAGAAGTAGGGACATTAATGACTTATTTCTTAATGCACTATCGAGGGTAATACAAATTAAGCATTAA
- a CDS encoding succinate dehydrogenase iron-sulfur subunit, whose protein sequence is MSSQQAGSALQTTVSTEKITITKPPLGSPVRRTYTFRVKRYDPEKGRYYWREYRVELTNHETVLDGLLKIKWNQDLTLSFRYSCRMGICGSCGMLINGTPRLACETKPYDLGTEVITVEPLSNFEPIKDLAADFSDFFEKHRAVKPWLIRKDEAEQFEKLETYYTQTEDQLSDYLEFAYCIKCGLCYSACPMVFLNKDYLGPQALAQAYRWSADNRDEGAVLRLKVVDSERGVWSCHYSGTCSKVCPKDVDPALAINLLKNWLLSGRRRR, encoded by the coding sequence GTGTCCTCTCAACAGGCGGGTAGCGCATTACAGACTACTGTTTCTACGGAGAAGATAACTATTACGAAGCCACCGCTCGGTTCACCGGTAAGGCGAACCTATACATTTAGGGTTAAAAGGTATGACCCAGAGAAGGGGAGGTATTACTGGCGTGAATATAGGGTTGAACTTACGAATCATGAAACCGTACTTGATGGATTATTAAAAATAAAGTGGAATCAGGACTTAACACTGTCCTTCAGGTACAGTTGTAGAATGGGTATATGTGGCTCCTGTGGTATGCTAATTAATGGAACACCAAGACTAGCATGCGAGACCAAGCCCTATGACCTAGGCACTGAGGTAATCACTGTTGAACCATTGAGTAATTTTGAACCAATAAAGGACTTGGCCGCGGACTTCTCGGACTTCTTCGAGAAGCATAGGGCTGTCAAGCCCTGGTTAATTAGAAAAGATGAAGCAGAACAATTCGAGAAGTTAGAAACTTATTATACACAAACTGAAGATCAACTTAGTGATTACCTAGAATTTGCATATTGCATTAAGTGCGGTCTTTGTTACTCGGCTTGTCCAATGGTCTTCCTAAACAAGGACTACCTAGGCCCACAGGCCCTCGCCCAAGCCTACAGATGGAGCGCTGATAATAGGGATGAGGGTGCCGTGCTTAGGCTTAAGGTTGTTGATAGCGAGAGGGGCGTTTGGTCATGCCACTACAGCGGTACCTGCAGTAAGGTTTGTCCTAAGGATGTTGATCCAGCCCTGGCGATAAACCTTTTGAAGAACTGGTTATTAAGTGGTAGGCGTAGGAGGTGA
- a CDS encoding PadR family transcriptional regulator, protein MHYEHAHGHFGPPPQWFIKRRGLKYLVLYLLNNKGPMTGAQIIDEIERLSMGFWRPSPGSVYPALDELEKEGLIKVAKVEGTKKYYEITESGKAFIGLPNVDKTSAAINDFISLAKYIIDNWDTISEGDKGRIREVIKDLIKAANIQC, encoded by the coding sequence ATGCATTACGAGCATGCACATGGGCATTTTGGACCACCGCCACAGTGGTTCATAAAGAGGAGAGGACTGAAATACCTGGTGCTTTACCTACTCAATAATAAGGGTCCAATGACTGGTGCTCAGATTATTGATGAGATTGAGAGGTTATCAATGGGTTTCTGGAGACCAAGCCCTGGCTCTGTCTACCCAGCCCTTGATGAGCTTGAGAAAGAGGGTTTAATTAAGGTGGCTAAGGTGGAAGGTACGAAGAAGTACTATGAAATAACCGAAAGCGGTAAGGCTTTCATTGGTTTACCAAATGTCGATAAAACCAGTGCTGCAATTAACGACTTCATATCGCTGGCTAAGTACATAATTGATAATTGGGACACAATTAGTGAAGGTGACAAGGGTAGAATTAGGGAGGTCATTAAAGACCTCATTAAGGCAGCTAATATTCAGTGCTAG
- a CDS encoding helix-turn-helix domain-containing protein — MVEYGGFITDIMIRIAGDIVLSDNPGKGIRKWREFFDISQAELAARLGTSPSVISDYESGRRKSPGSQFIRRVVKALVDYELERGGQRLYIMSRQFGGERFWEAIIDMRDFDNPIEINEFVRAIGAIMAVEPEGYVDIHGYTVVDSLKLVLDVPSYEYLKLYGSTTQRAAVFTNVRYGRSPMIAVKSMMAFSSLRPAVVVMHGVDKPDYLGIEIARKEHIPLAIINKPIDELLTALRNIVERQKNITK; from the coding sequence ATGGTTGAGTACGGAGGTTTTATCACAGACATAATGATTAGGATAGCCGGCGACATAGTCCTCTCAGACAACCCAGGCAAGGGCATCAGGAAGTGGCGCGAGTTCTTCGATATATCCCAGGCAGAATTAGCGGCCAGGCTCGGTACATCACCAAGCGTGATCAGTGATTATGAATCCGGGCGTAGGAAATCACCGGGTTCCCAATTCATCAGGAGGGTCGTTAAGGCGTTGGTGGATTACGAACTTGAAAGAGGCGGGCAGAGACTGTACATCATGAGCAGGCAATTTGGCGGTGAGAGGTTCTGGGAGGCGATAATCGACATGAGGGATTTCGACAATCCCATTGAGATCAATGAGTTTGTTAGGGCCATAGGTGCCATAATGGCCGTCGAACCTGAGGGTTATGTTGACATTCACGGTTATACAGTGGTTGATAGTCTAAAGCTTGTCCTTGACGTGCCATCTTACGAGTACCTAAAGCTTTACGGTAGCACTACACAAAGGGCTGCCGTATTTACTAATGTTAGGTATGGCAGGTCACCAATGATTGCCGTTAAGTCCATGATGGCCTTCTCAAGCCTAAGGCCTGCCGTAGTAGTGATGCATGGCGTTGATAAGCCGGATTACCTAGGCATCGAAATAGCAAGGAAGGAGCATATACCATTAGCCATCATTAACAAACCCATCGATGAATTACTAACGGCGCTAAGAAACATTGTGGAAAGGCAGAAGAACATTACAAAGTAA